In one window of Henckelia pumila isolate YLH828 chromosome 1, ASM3356847v2, whole genome shotgun sequence DNA:
- the LOC140877368 gene encoding chloride channel protein CLC-d isoform X2 — MLSNHLHNGVETAKLMWSRLPDAEPEADVGGSNGELGRDRKNEGGSVESLDYEVIENHAYRQEQAKRGKLYVGYSVLVKWFLALLIGIGTGLAAVFINLSVENFAGWKYSLTFDIIQKSYFAGFLVYMLINLALVLSSVYIITNFAPAAAGSGIPEIKGYLNGIDTHGILLFRTLVGKIFGSIGSVGGGLALGKEGPLVHTGACIASLLGQGGSTKYHLSSRWLQIFTSERDRRDLVTCGCAAGVAAAFRAPVGGVLFALEEVTSWWRSQLMWRVFFTSAIVAVVVRTAMGWCKSGKCGHFGSGGFIIWDISDGQEDYSFQEFLPMAVIGVIGGLLGALFNQLTFYIAYWRRNYLHKRGNRVKVIEVCIVSVLTSIISFGLPLFKKCTPCPEGDAGIECPRPPGMYGNYVNFYCANNNEYNDLATIFFNTQDDAIRNLFSAKTIHEYSAPSLLTFLVMFYSLAVVTFGTAVPAGQFVPGIMIGSTYGRLVGMFVVSFYKKLNIDEGTYALLGAASFLGGSMRMTVSLCVIMVEITNNLKLLPLIMLVLLISKAVGDAFNEGLYEEQARLRGIPLLESRPKYQMRNMTAKEACGNQKVVYFPRIVKVVDVLSILRSNNHNGFPVIDHSRNGETLVIGLILRSHLLVLLQSKVDFQHSPLPCETGPLPIRHNLAEFVKPVSSKGICINDIHLTSDDLEMYIDLAPFLNPSPYVVPEDTSLTKVYNLFRQLGLRHILVVPRASRVVGMITRKDLLIEDNEESAAMELQSTSG, encoded by the exons ATGTTATCCAATCATTTGCATAATGGAGTGGAGACGGCGAAGTTGATGTGGTCCCGGTTGCCGGACGCCGAACCCGAAGCTGATGTCGGTGGATCAAATGGTGAATTGGGTCGGGACCGGAAGAATGAAGGAGGAAGTGTGGAAAGTCTTGATTATGAAGTTATTGAGAATCATGCATACAGGCAAGAGCAG gcaaaaagggggaagcTTTACGTAGGATATAGCGTGCTTGTGAAGTGGTTTTTAGCATTGCTTATTGGGATTG GAACTGGATTAGCTGCTGTTTTCATCAACCTTTCTGTTGAGAACTTCGCTGGATGGAAGTACTCGTTGACGTTTGATATAATTCAGAAGTCTTACTTTGCTGGATTCTTGGTTTATATGTTGATCAACTTGGCTTTAGTGTTATCTTCTGTATATATCATCACAAATTTTGCACCAGCTGCTGCAGGATCGGGTATACCTGAAATCAAAGGTTATTTAAATG GAATTGACACCCATGGTATACTGCTCTTCAGAACCTTAGTAGGAAAG atTTTCGGAAGCATAGGCTCGGTGGGAGGTGGCTTAGCCCTTGGTAAAGAAGGTCCCCTTGTACATACTGGTGCCTGTATTGCTTCATTGCTTGGACAA GGTGGATCTACAAAATATCATCTGAGTTCGAGATGGCTACAAATTTTTACGAGTGAGCGAGATCGTCGTGATCTT GTCACCTGTGGATGTGCAGCAGGGGTTGCTGCAGCATTTAGAGCTCCTGTCGGTGGTGTGTTGTTTGCTCTGGAAGAAGTAACTTCTTG gTGGAGGAGTCAGCTTATGTGGCGCGTCTTTTTTACATCTGCCATTGTGGCTGTTGTTGTACGTACTGCAATGGGTTGGTGTAAGAGTGGAAAATGTGGGCATTTTGGCTCTGGAGGTTTCATTATATGGGACATCTCGGA TGGGCAAGAAGATTATTCATTTCAGGAATTCTTGCCAATGGCTGTTATTGGTGTTATAGGGGGGCTCCTTG GAGCCCTTTTTAATCAGCTTACTTTTTACATTGCTTACTGGCGTCGTAATTACCTGCATAAGAGAGGGAATCGTGTCAAA GTTATTGAAGTTTGTATAGTTTCTGTGTTAACCTCGATTATTTCATTTGGATTGCCACTTTTTAAGAAATGCACCCCATGTCCCGAAGGAGATGCTGGTATCGAATGTCCTCGTCCACCTGGGATGTATGGAAATTATGTCAAT TTTTATTGTGCTAACAACAACGAATACAATGACCTTGCAACCATATTCTTCAATACTCAG GATGATGCCATAAGAAATTTGTTCAGTGCAAAAACAATTCATGAATACAGTGCCCCAAGCCTTTTGACATTTTTG GTTATGTTTTATAGCTTGGCAGTAGTCACTTTTGGTACTGCTGTTCCAGCTGGTCAATTTGTTCCAGGCATAATGATTGGATCAACCTATGGGCGGCTGGTTGGCATGTTTGTTGTCAGTTTCTATAAGAAACTGAATATTGATGAAGGAAC ATATGCTCTATTAGGAGCTGCATCCTTTCTTGGTGGTTCAATGCGAATGACGGTGTCACTTTGTGTAATTATGGTTGAGATTACCAACAACCTGAAACTTCTACCTCTCATCATGCTGGTTCTTCTTATTTCAAAG GCTGTTGGTGATGCTTTCAACGAAGGACTGTACGAAGAGCAAGCTCGATTAAGGGGTATTCCTTTACTGGAATCCAGACCAAAATACCAAATGCGTAATATGACCGCAAAAGAGGCGTGTGGGAATCAAAAG GTTGTCTACTTCCCTCGCATCGTGAAGGTTGTTGATGTACTCTCTATTTTAAGGAGCAACAATCACAATGGTTTTCCT GTCATTGATCACTCGCGAAATGGGGAAACACTTGTTATTGGCCTCATATTGCGAAG TCATTTGCTAGTACTACTGCAATCAAAGGTTGACTTTCAACATAGTCCGTTACCTTGTGAAACTGGTCCTCTACCAATTAG GCACAATCTTGCTGAATTTGTGAAACCTGTCTCAAGCAAGGGAATATGTATCAATGACATTCACTTAACTTCAGATGATTTGGAGATGTACATTGATCTTGCTCCATTTTTAAATCCGTCTCCTTATGTAGTTCCTGAAGATACTTCCTTAACTAAG GTATACAATTTATTTCGTCAACTGGGATTAAGACATATACTTGTTGTTCCACGTGCTTCTCGTGTTGTTGGAATGATTACAAGGAAGGATTTGTTAATCGAG GATAATGAAGAGTCAGCTGCCATGGAGCTTCAATCAACTAGT GGATGA
- the LOC140877368 gene encoding chloride channel protein CLC-d isoform X1, which translates to MLSNHLHNGVETAKLMWSRLPDAEPEADVGGSNGELGRDRKNEGGSVESLDYEVIENHAYRQEQAKRGKLYVGYSVLVKWFLALLIGIGTGLAAVFINLSVENFAGWKYSLTFDIIQKSYFAGFLVYMLINLALVLSSVYIITNFAPAAAGSGIPEIKGYLNGIDTHGILLFRTLVGKIFGSIGSVGGGLALGKEGPLVHTGACIASLLGQGGSTKYHLSSRWLQIFTSERDRRDLVTCGCAAGVAAAFRAPVGGVLFALEEVTSWWRSQLMWRVFFTSAIVAVVVRTAMGWCKSGKCGHFGSGGFIIWDISDGQEDYSFQEFLPMAVIGVIGGLLGALFNQLTFYIAYWRRNYLHKRGNRVKVIEVCIVSVLTSIISFGLPLFKKCTPCPEGDAGIECPRPPGMYGNYVNFYCANNNEYNDLATIFFNTQDDAIRNLFSAKTIHEYSAPSLLTFLVMFYSLAVVTFGTAVPAGQFVPGIMIGSTYGRLVGMFVVSFYKKLNIDEGTYALLGAASFLGGSMRMTVSLCVIMVEITNNLKLLPLIMLVLLISKAVGDAFNEGLYEEQARLRGIPLLESRPKYQMRNMTAKEACGNQKVVYFPRIVKVVDVLSILRSNNHNGFPVIDHSRNGETLVIGLILRSHLLVLLQSKVDFQHSPLPCETGPLPIRHNLAEFVKPVSSKGICINDIHLTSDDLEMYIDLAPFLNPSPYVVPEDTSLTKVYNLFRQLGLRHILVVPRASRVVGMITRKDLLIEDNEESAAMELQSTSVRDDQHEDRILFWKKTDAEQPLLGLLLDP; encoded by the exons ATGTTATCCAATCATTTGCATAATGGAGTGGAGACGGCGAAGTTGATGTGGTCCCGGTTGCCGGACGCCGAACCCGAAGCTGATGTCGGTGGATCAAATGGTGAATTGGGTCGGGACCGGAAGAATGAAGGAGGAAGTGTGGAAAGTCTTGATTATGAAGTTATTGAGAATCATGCATACAGGCAAGAGCAG gcaaaaagggggaagcTTTACGTAGGATATAGCGTGCTTGTGAAGTGGTTTTTAGCATTGCTTATTGGGATTG GAACTGGATTAGCTGCTGTTTTCATCAACCTTTCTGTTGAGAACTTCGCTGGATGGAAGTACTCGTTGACGTTTGATATAATTCAGAAGTCTTACTTTGCTGGATTCTTGGTTTATATGTTGATCAACTTGGCTTTAGTGTTATCTTCTGTATATATCATCACAAATTTTGCACCAGCTGCTGCAGGATCGGGTATACCTGAAATCAAAGGTTATTTAAATG GAATTGACACCCATGGTATACTGCTCTTCAGAACCTTAGTAGGAAAG atTTTCGGAAGCATAGGCTCGGTGGGAGGTGGCTTAGCCCTTGGTAAAGAAGGTCCCCTTGTACATACTGGTGCCTGTATTGCTTCATTGCTTGGACAA GGTGGATCTACAAAATATCATCTGAGTTCGAGATGGCTACAAATTTTTACGAGTGAGCGAGATCGTCGTGATCTT GTCACCTGTGGATGTGCAGCAGGGGTTGCTGCAGCATTTAGAGCTCCTGTCGGTGGTGTGTTGTTTGCTCTGGAAGAAGTAACTTCTTG gTGGAGGAGTCAGCTTATGTGGCGCGTCTTTTTTACATCTGCCATTGTGGCTGTTGTTGTACGTACTGCAATGGGTTGGTGTAAGAGTGGAAAATGTGGGCATTTTGGCTCTGGAGGTTTCATTATATGGGACATCTCGGA TGGGCAAGAAGATTATTCATTTCAGGAATTCTTGCCAATGGCTGTTATTGGTGTTATAGGGGGGCTCCTTG GAGCCCTTTTTAATCAGCTTACTTTTTACATTGCTTACTGGCGTCGTAATTACCTGCATAAGAGAGGGAATCGTGTCAAA GTTATTGAAGTTTGTATAGTTTCTGTGTTAACCTCGATTATTTCATTTGGATTGCCACTTTTTAAGAAATGCACCCCATGTCCCGAAGGAGATGCTGGTATCGAATGTCCTCGTCCACCTGGGATGTATGGAAATTATGTCAAT TTTTATTGTGCTAACAACAACGAATACAATGACCTTGCAACCATATTCTTCAATACTCAG GATGATGCCATAAGAAATTTGTTCAGTGCAAAAACAATTCATGAATACAGTGCCCCAAGCCTTTTGACATTTTTG GTTATGTTTTATAGCTTGGCAGTAGTCACTTTTGGTACTGCTGTTCCAGCTGGTCAATTTGTTCCAGGCATAATGATTGGATCAACCTATGGGCGGCTGGTTGGCATGTTTGTTGTCAGTTTCTATAAGAAACTGAATATTGATGAAGGAAC ATATGCTCTATTAGGAGCTGCATCCTTTCTTGGTGGTTCAATGCGAATGACGGTGTCACTTTGTGTAATTATGGTTGAGATTACCAACAACCTGAAACTTCTACCTCTCATCATGCTGGTTCTTCTTATTTCAAAG GCTGTTGGTGATGCTTTCAACGAAGGACTGTACGAAGAGCAAGCTCGATTAAGGGGTATTCCTTTACTGGAATCCAGACCAAAATACCAAATGCGTAATATGACCGCAAAAGAGGCGTGTGGGAATCAAAAG GTTGTCTACTTCCCTCGCATCGTGAAGGTTGTTGATGTACTCTCTATTTTAAGGAGCAACAATCACAATGGTTTTCCT GTCATTGATCACTCGCGAAATGGGGAAACACTTGTTATTGGCCTCATATTGCGAAG TCATTTGCTAGTACTACTGCAATCAAAGGTTGACTTTCAACATAGTCCGTTACCTTGTGAAACTGGTCCTCTACCAATTAG GCACAATCTTGCTGAATTTGTGAAACCTGTCTCAAGCAAGGGAATATGTATCAATGACATTCACTTAACTTCAGATGATTTGGAGATGTACATTGATCTTGCTCCATTTTTAAATCCGTCTCCTTATGTAGTTCCTGAAGATACTTCCTTAACTAAG GTATACAATTTATTTCGTCAACTGGGATTAAGACATATACTTGTTGTTCCACGTGCTTCTCGTGTTGTTGGAATGATTACAAGGAAGGATTTGTTAATCGAG GATAATGAAGAGTCAGCTGCCATGGAGCTTCAATCAACTAGTGTAAG GGATGATCAACACGAAGATAGAATATTGTTTTGGAAGAAAACAGATGCTGAACAGCCACTACTTGGTCTTTTATTAGACCCTTAA
- the LOC140877368 gene encoding chloride channel protein CLC-d isoform X3, which produces MLINLALVLSSVYIITNFAPAAAGSGIPEIKGYLNGIDTHGILLFRTLVGKIFGSIGSVGGGLALGKEGPLVHTGACIASLLGQGGSTKYHLSSRWLQIFTSERDRRDLVTCGCAAGVAAAFRAPVGGVLFALEEVTSWWRSQLMWRVFFTSAIVAVVVRTAMGWCKSGKCGHFGSGGFIIWDISDGQEDYSFQEFLPMAVIGVIGGLLGALFNQLTFYIAYWRRNYLHKRGNRVKVIEVCIVSVLTSIISFGLPLFKKCTPCPEGDAGIECPRPPGMYGNYVNFYCANNNEYNDLATIFFNTQDDAIRNLFSAKTIHEYSAPSLLTFLVMFYSLAVVTFGTAVPAGQFVPGIMIGSTYGRLVGMFVVSFYKKLNIDEGTYALLGAASFLGGSMRMTVSLCVIMVEITNNLKLLPLIMLVLLISKAVGDAFNEGLYEEQARLRGIPLLESRPKYQMRNMTAKEACGNQKVVYFPRIVKVVDVLSILRSNNHNGFPVIDHSRNGETLVIGLILRSHLLVLLQSKVDFQHSPLPCETGPLPIRHNLAEFVKPVSSKGICINDIHLTSDDLEMYIDLAPFLNPSPYVVPEDTSLTKVYNLFRQLGLRHILVVPRASRVVGMITRKDLLIEDNEESAAMELQSTSVRDDQHEDRILFWKKTDAEQPLLGLLLDP; this is translated from the exons ATGTTGATCAACTTGGCTTTAGTGTTATCTTCTGTATATATCATCACAAATTTTGCACCAGCTGCTGCAGGATCGGGTATACCTGAAATCAAAGGTTATTTAAATG GAATTGACACCCATGGTATACTGCTCTTCAGAACCTTAGTAGGAAAG atTTTCGGAAGCATAGGCTCGGTGGGAGGTGGCTTAGCCCTTGGTAAAGAAGGTCCCCTTGTACATACTGGTGCCTGTATTGCTTCATTGCTTGGACAA GGTGGATCTACAAAATATCATCTGAGTTCGAGATGGCTACAAATTTTTACGAGTGAGCGAGATCGTCGTGATCTT GTCACCTGTGGATGTGCAGCAGGGGTTGCTGCAGCATTTAGAGCTCCTGTCGGTGGTGTGTTGTTTGCTCTGGAAGAAGTAACTTCTTG gTGGAGGAGTCAGCTTATGTGGCGCGTCTTTTTTACATCTGCCATTGTGGCTGTTGTTGTACGTACTGCAATGGGTTGGTGTAAGAGTGGAAAATGTGGGCATTTTGGCTCTGGAGGTTTCATTATATGGGACATCTCGGA TGGGCAAGAAGATTATTCATTTCAGGAATTCTTGCCAATGGCTGTTATTGGTGTTATAGGGGGGCTCCTTG GAGCCCTTTTTAATCAGCTTACTTTTTACATTGCTTACTGGCGTCGTAATTACCTGCATAAGAGAGGGAATCGTGTCAAA GTTATTGAAGTTTGTATAGTTTCTGTGTTAACCTCGATTATTTCATTTGGATTGCCACTTTTTAAGAAATGCACCCCATGTCCCGAAGGAGATGCTGGTATCGAATGTCCTCGTCCACCTGGGATGTATGGAAATTATGTCAAT TTTTATTGTGCTAACAACAACGAATACAATGACCTTGCAACCATATTCTTCAATACTCAG GATGATGCCATAAGAAATTTGTTCAGTGCAAAAACAATTCATGAATACAGTGCCCCAAGCCTTTTGACATTTTTG GTTATGTTTTATAGCTTGGCAGTAGTCACTTTTGGTACTGCTGTTCCAGCTGGTCAATTTGTTCCAGGCATAATGATTGGATCAACCTATGGGCGGCTGGTTGGCATGTTTGTTGTCAGTTTCTATAAGAAACTGAATATTGATGAAGGAAC ATATGCTCTATTAGGAGCTGCATCCTTTCTTGGTGGTTCAATGCGAATGACGGTGTCACTTTGTGTAATTATGGTTGAGATTACCAACAACCTGAAACTTCTACCTCTCATCATGCTGGTTCTTCTTATTTCAAAG GCTGTTGGTGATGCTTTCAACGAAGGACTGTACGAAGAGCAAGCTCGATTAAGGGGTATTCCTTTACTGGAATCCAGACCAAAATACCAAATGCGTAATATGACCGCAAAAGAGGCGTGTGGGAATCAAAAG GTTGTCTACTTCCCTCGCATCGTGAAGGTTGTTGATGTACTCTCTATTTTAAGGAGCAACAATCACAATGGTTTTCCT GTCATTGATCACTCGCGAAATGGGGAAACACTTGTTATTGGCCTCATATTGCGAAG TCATTTGCTAGTACTACTGCAATCAAAGGTTGACTTTCAACATAGTCCGTTACCTTGTGAAACTGGTCCTCTACCAATTAG GCACAATCTTGCTGAATTTGTGAAACCTGTCTCAAGCAAGGGAATATGTATCAATGACATTCACTTAACTTCAGATGATTTGGAGATGTACATTGATCTTGCTCCATTTTTAAATCCGTCTCCTTATGTAGTTCCTGAAGATACTTCCTTAACTAAG GTATACAATTTATTTCGTCAACTGGGATTAAGACATATACTTGTTGTTCCACGTGCTTCTCGTGTTGTTGGAATGATTACAAGGAAGGATTTGTTAATCGAG GATAATGAAGAGTCAGCTGCCATGGAGCTTCAATCAACTAGTGTAAG GGATGATCAACACGAAGATAGAATATTGTTTTGGAAGAAAACAGATGCTGAACAGCCACTACTTGGTCTTTTATTAGACCCTTAA